DNA from Hwangdonia lutea:
TGGCTTAACACACGTTAACACTCGTTAACTATAAAAAGTGAATTTAGTTTTCATATTTGTAATTCATCAATCAAAAAACGAACAGTAATCAATTTTATTAAAAAAAGTACAATATGAAAACAATTATTAAACTCATTATTGTGGCATTGTCTTTAGTAGTATCCAAAGGAAATGCACAAGATTTTCAGGGTGTGGCTACGTACAAATCGCACAGAAAAGTAGACTTAAAAATGGACGACGAGAATACTAATGCTGAAATGCAAAAACAAATTCAAGAACAATTGCGAAAACAATTTCAGCAAGAATACACATTAACGTTTAATAAAAACGAATCGATTTATAAACGAAATGAAAAACTGGAAACACCATCGCTGGTAAATTCAGGGATTCAAATTAAAATTTCCCAGGGATCCGATGTCATGTATAAAAATGTAAAAGAAAACAGATATACCAATAAAACAGAAATTTATGGAAAGCTTTTTTTGATAAAAGACACCTTAACCAACCGAAAATGGGAATTGGTAAACGACACCAAAAACATTGGTGATTATACATGTTTTAAGGCTGTTTTTAAAGACAGTTACACAACCAAAACATTGACCAATGAAGGTGAAACCAAAGAAGTAACAAAAGACCGAACCACCACCGTTTGGTACACACCACAAATTCCGGTTAACAATGGGCCAGATGATTTTTATGGATTGCCAGGATTGATTTTAGAGGTTAACGATGGCGATTTAACCTTGGTTTGCACCAAGATTGTTATCAACCCGAAAACACCTGTAAAAATTGAAGAACCCACAAAAGGCAAAGAAGTAACCCAAGCCAAGTTTGATGAAATTATGGACAAGAAATCCAAAGAAATGATGGAGCAATTTCGATCTCGTAGAGGAAGCGATGATGGCGAAAGAGTAATCATTAGAGTTGGTGGGTAAATAAATTGATGCCTATATTAAACCAACGTCATTTTTAAAAGTCTTATAGATAATATTTAATACCTAACCAAAAGACTTTATAAAAATGAAAATCACTGAATTTTTTAAATATGCTATTTTTAGTTTAACCCTGTTAGTTGGCGTTTGCTCTTTTGCGCAAAACGATTTTCAAGGGAAAGCTTATTACATATCGAAAACCTCTATCGATATGGATAATTTTGGTCGACCCGGAATGAGCGAAGAGCAAAAAAAGCGAATAGCAGAGCGGATGAAAAGCATGTTTGAAAAAACATACGTACTAACCTTTAATAAAACAGAATCCATTTACAAAGAAGAAGAAAAATTGGAAGCTCCCGGTCAAGGTCAAGGTGGCCGATTTAGAGGAATGATGTCTAGTTTTACAGGTGGCGATCAATATAAAAACATTAAAGACAAAGTGTTTTTGCAAGATCAAGAATTATTCGGAAAACAGTTTTTAATTAAAGATTCTTTGTCCCAAATAAATTGGGTAATGGGTAGCGAAACCAAACAAATAGGACAGTATATGTGTTTTAAAGCAACGGCAACCATTGCTGATTCCAGTTTCGATTTTACAAGATTTAGAAGACCACCGGAAAACAGAACCAATGCGCAAGATTCAACGCAAACAAAAGCGCCTAAAACCAATGATTCCGAGAAATTAATCCAGGTTGAAGCTTGGTATACGCTTCAAATTCCAATCAACCAAGGTCCAGGTGAATATTGGGGATTGCCCGGTTTAATTTTGGAAGTAAACGCAGGAAGAACAACTGTTTTATGTTCAAAAATCGTGATGAATCCCAATGATAAGGATGCCATTAAAAAACCTTCAAAAGGAAAAGAAGTGACCAAGTTGGAATATCAGGAAATTTTAGAAAAGAAAATGAAGGAATTGCGCGAAAACTTTAGAGGAAGAGGTCGAGGTGGAAGAAGAGGGTAACACCATCAAATTAACCAATCAAAAAAAACACTTAATGAAACTAAAAATAACCACGCTATTTATTTTAATAGCGAGCACAGCTTTTGCTCAGATAAAACTACAGGGCGTTGTAAAAGACAGTATTGGTAATCCGCTAGAATTGGCAAATGTTGTAGCCATAAATCAGGAAACCCAAGCTTTGGAATCTTATGGTATTACCAATGATGACGGACGCTATAAATTAAATTTAGAAAAAAACTCGACATATAGTTTACAGGTAAGTTACATAGGTATGAAGGCTTTTAAAGAAACCATTTCGACTAAAGAAGTGGATTTGGTAAAAAATGTTTCCATGGTGCCAGACAATGCTTTGGATGCCGTTGAACTGACATACGAAATGCCGGTAACGGTAAAAGGCGATACTTTAATTTACAATGCCGATTCGTTTAAAACGGGTACCGAACGAAAACTTGAAGATGTTTTGGAAAAATTACCAGGTGTAGAAATCAATGATGATGGGCAAGTTGAAGTAGAGGGTAAAGTGGTGAACAAACTTATGGTTAACGGAAAGGATTTTTTTGATGGCGACACTAAATTGGCCACCAAAAATATCCCGTCAAATGCGGTGGATAAAGTGCAGGTGTTGCGAAATTATTCCGAGGTTGGTCAGTTAAGAAACGTAACGAACAATCAAGATAATGTTGCTTTAAATATCAAACTTAAAGAGGGAAAAGAAAATTTTTGGTTTGGTAATATTACAGCTGGTGGAGGTAATTCGCCAGACGAAGAGCTCTATTTAGCCCAACCCAAACTGTTTTACTACAGCCCTCAATTTAGTCTTAATTTTATTGGCGATTTAAATAACACCGGAGATTTGGCATTAACACGTCGCGACCTTCGTGGATTTGGAGGTGGGTTTCGAGCACCGAGCAGAGGCAGCGGAACAAGCATTAATTTGGGCGATAATAGTCTTAATTTTTTAACAAGCCAAAACAATGCGCTCGAAATCGAAAACAAATTAGCGGCTTCAAACTTTAGTTATTCACCTAAAAAGACGCTCGATTTAAGTGGTTTTGCGATATACAACAGCAGCCGGATTTTATCGAAAGAAACAAGTTTTGTACAATATACCGATGCCGATTTGGGAATCCCTGACGAAGCCACCGAACAAAGTAGTAACGAACGTTCCAATCAAGGTTTAGCGAAGTTCAGCGCATCTTACAAACCCAATTTAAACAACCAATTGGATTATGATATTTTGGCGCGTTTCTCAAAAGATGAACAAATTCAAAACCTATTTTCTTCGGTCGTTGGCAACACCAATCAGTTGGATGAGGTTACGCCATTCAGCATAAATCAAAACCTGAATTATTATTACACGCTTGACGACACAAATATTTTTGCTTTTGAAGCGCAGCATTTAATAAAAAACGAAGACCCGTTTTACAATGCATTATTAGTAAACGACCCCAATAATAACGATGAAACAGACCCCAACGATAGAGATGCTTTTGATACAACGGCACAAGCTATGGGTTTTAATACTACTTTAAATAATTATGATTTAGCCCAAGACAGACGCATAAAATCCAATCAGCTTGATGCCAAACTGGATTATTACAATATTCTGAATGCAAAAAGCAATATCAACTTTACATTGGGTACTATTTTAAGCCGACAGGAATTCAACTCCAATATTTTTCAATTTTTAGACGATAATTCTCAATTTGAACCCACACCAACCTTCAACAATGGTCGTGCCGCAAACGACACCGATTACAATTTTACTGATGTGTATTTGGGCGTTCATTACACTTTAAAAACCGGTAAGTTTACCATAACTCCTGGGTTTTCCGTGCATGCGTACGGCAATAAAAACACCCAATTTGGTGAAACCTTTAAAAACAACTTTTTAAAATTGTTGCCAGATTTCGAAACCCGAGTTCAATTTAAAAAGAGCGAAAGTTTAACGCTGCGCTATACCATGCAAAATCAATTTACCGATGTTACGCGATTGGCACAAGGCTTGGTGTTTAACAATTACAACAGCATTCAGTTTGGCGAGCCCGATTTGCAAAATGCCCTATCACACAATGTAAGCTTATTTTACAGCAGCTTTAACATGTTTAATTATACCAATGTTTTTGGCCGACTATCCTATTCAAAAAATATCGATCAGATTAGAGGGCTAACCGATTTTGAAAACGTGATTAGAACAAGTACCTTTTTCAATTCTAATTTTGCCGACGAAAGTGTATCGGCAAACGGACGCGTACAGCGCACCTTTGGCAAAATACGAGCCAGTTTATCAGCCAATTTCAACTACAGTAAAATCAATCAGTTTGTACAAGGCAGGCAATCGTTAAGCGAAAGGTTTACCCAAAGTTACCGCCCCGAATTGCGCACCAATTTTAGAGAAGCACCAAACCTAAGGTTTAGGTATCGTTACAGCGTTTCCAACAATAATTTGGGCACGAGCACCACCAAGTTTATTACCAAGGCGCCATCGGTAGATTTTGATGCCTACATCTGGAAATCGGTTACCTTCCGCACCGCATACACTTATACCAATCAAAATAGCGGTACCCAGCCATCGCAAACCTTTAAAACCTGGGATGCGTCCTTGGCTTACCGAAAGAATAATGATGCCAAATGGGAATACGAAATTAAGGCCACAAACCTTTTGGATATCGATTCGCGCGTGCAAAACAGTGCCAGCAACCTTGCCGTTTATAATTCCGAAACCTTTATACAACCGCGCTTTATAACATTGCGGGTGCGTTACGAGTTGTAATGCTGTTATTAAGTTTTTGAGAAATATCGTTATGTTTATTTGGGCGTTACCACAAGGGTCGGGCTTTTGGCAGTCGCTTCCTCCTACGTCGGCGAGCTCCAACAAATGCCTCAATCCCTAACGCACATATTTGCTTGATTAAGTTTTTAAACTGAGGGTCGTTTTGTTTTGGGAGAGGTTCGTTAAGAGACTTTGTACACAATGGGCGGTGTCACTTTATGTGCTAAGGCTTTTAGGTTTTATAGGGGTTTGCTGCTATTCATTTGGTGGATTCAAGATAATATCTCTTTTCCCGATCCAAATGTTTTCTTCGTTTTTTACAAGTTCTATGATATTCGAAAAACCTCCCGTCCGATCCAGTTTTTCGGTCATTTCTTTCGTAATTATCTTATCACCCTTAAACCAAGTAGCATTTATCCAATATTCTTTAAAATCTTCCCGCATAAGAGTCATGTGTACATGAGCAGGTTCTGCATTATTTGGATAGGGCGCTGGTTTAATGGTGTAAAATCTATACTTGCCTAAATGATTCGTTTTAGCCCATGCTCGTAAATAGCCGTGTCGAACACCATTTCCTGTTTCATTTCCTTTCTTTTCATAGCGCCCTTTGGCATTGGTGTGGTAAGCATAAACTATCACATTTTCGGCAGGGGTTTTGCCGTCAGCTTCAAAAATTGTCCCTTCCAAAATAAGGCGTTCCCCTTCTGTATTTTCATCAGCAATGCGCGTTTCCCAACTAATGTTTTCAGGTGCTTCACTGGCTCCGCACCATTGACAGTCTGGTATTTTTTGACTGCTTGTTATATTCTGATTTTGAGGTTGTTTAACCGCAATGGTTAGAAAAGAAACAAGCGTACTATCATCTGTTCTTTTCAAATCAGCAAGAAAATGTTGGTCACTTCCAGAAATGAAATTTTTACTCATTTGTCCTGTAAATTGTTTGAAATGTATATCGTAAGCTTCAGGTCTGGCATTTATAACAGTGGTGTGAATATGTCTATTGTCTGCTGAACTCCCATAATCACCGGGCAATATCGTTTTAACAAATACTTGCCCCTTTTCATTTGTAAAAACCTCGCCATTTAAACGTGCCGTAGATTCGTCATTAGGGTTTGTAGGTTCATATTCCCCTTTTGAAGTTGTGTGATACATTTGAATTTTTTGGTTGATTAGTGGAACATTATTTTCTTTGGATTCAAACGTAAGGCATAGCCACAATTTTTGTCCAGCCTCATTTTTATCACTTATTTGGATTTGGTGTTTTGGTTCAAAATCTTTGAACACTTCTAATGTTTCGAGTTCGATGTCATTTAAAGGCAAAATATTTCTGTCTATTGCGCAATGGGTATGTAGCATAGTCAATAATATTATAGTAATCAGTTTTTTCATAGTCATTTCGTTTGGTTTTTAATCACTCGTTCCAACGCTTTTATTTTATCCGATGGTTTTCCGCGTTCTCCAATCCTGACTATAAAAAATATAATGCGCACCATTATTTTATGAACCGTTATGGATGTTGCAAACTTCGATATTTTATCGTCTCTTAAAGTAATCAAATGGGCTTTACTGTTTTTTTCTTTTTCAACAACCAACTCGTTGGCAAATTTCCAGGCGCCATCTCGGGCGATGCTCATGCTAAAGTTTATAAAAAAATCATCAACCTTGTTTGCTAATTTTAAAATCTTAATTAAAGTGGGCCAAATTTTAGATAAATCATTTTGTATTTCATCTACCAAAGCACCCAATATCTCATTAATTTTGTTAAAATCTGAATGCAATGTATCCATTGATGAGCGGTCCGATATTTCAGAAGCAGCAATGCCCAAATCTAAGTTTATATGCGCATTCATACCCAACAGTAAATGTTGAAGTACAATTAAACCGTTATTATTTGAAGACTGAAACGCCATGCCCCAAGACTTTGTAATGGACTTGCCTTGTTTGTAATTATAATACGCCAGCAAATACCTATTGGCAAACAAAACATCCAACCGTTCCATTCTTTCGTCATCATCAAAATAATTGGTGTGCAGTTTATCCTTTACGCTAATGGTTACTTTTTGGTATAATGCTGCAAAATACCCTATGGTGCTTTCGTCTTTTTTGGAGCTTTCAATGATGTCTCCTAAAATATCTATGACTTCGTCAATTGTGTTGGCAACCATTTTATTTGAGATGTTGTTATAGCCTTTGCTCAATTTACATTTTTTTTCATAAAGTGGTAAAATGGATGGTTAATTCTGTTTTCTTATAACAAAGAATACCGTTGAAATTGCTAACGTGAAAAGAGAGGTTCATTTATCGGTTTTGTGCATAGCTCGTTGCGGAAAATCAGCTATGATTTTCCGCCGTGACCGAAAGATAGTGAATTGCAATGAATTCTGATTAGGAATTCAGTCGCAATGAGTTATACACGTTAGGCAACGTTTTTATTTTCGTAATGTTTTATTTCGTTCAGTTCCGATTGTTTTGACTTTTTTTCCTCTTCAATGTCAAAATCGTCTTGAAGTCCGAGCCAGAATTTAGCAGAATTTCCAAAATATTTACTCAATCGCAAAGCCGTATCAGCTGTTATCCTTCGATTTCCTTTTACGATTTCTGAAATTCTTGTTTGTGGTATTTTCAAATCCTTTGCAAGTCTATATGCACTTATTTTTAAAGGCTCTAGAAATTCATAGAGTAGAATTTCGCCAGGATGTATGTTATTCAGCTTTTCCATTTCTTTGTTTTTTAATGATAGTCGATTATTTCCACTTCACTTGCGTTTCCTTTGTCCCATTGAAATATTATTCGCCATTGTTTGTTTATTCGGATACTATAAAATCCGTTTAAATTTCCAGTCAGTTTTTCAAGTCGGTTTGAAGGCGGAATTCGTAAATCGGCAATGTCTTGCGAGTTATTCAGCATTCTCAATTTTCGACGTCCAACGTTCTGAATTTCAATCGGCATTTTTTTGACTCGGATTCCGTCCCAAATCTTTTCGGTTTCTTTCGAGCCAAAGGATATAATCATGCTTTTGTTTCGCGTTACTAACGTCAAAAGTAAGCAAAAAGTTTGATTTGTGCAAATGTTGCCTTATGGCTTTAGGATATAAACTGTCTGGAATATTGTTTATATCCGCCGATAAACGAATATAGCTGAAATTTTTTACGAAGTCTAGTTCAGCGCAACCAAAAAAGCCTCGTAAAATACATTACAAGGCTTTTTTAAAATATTATAAGGCGTGTTTGGAATTACAAACCAAAAGCATCTTTTACTTTATCAACATAATCCAGTTTTTCCCAAGTAAATAACTCAACGTCCAAGGTTATGGTTTCGCCATTTGGTTGGGTGAAGGTTTTGGTAACGGTTTCGTTTTTGCGTCCCATGTGTCCGTAAGCCGCTGTTTCGCTGTACATGGGCGCGCGTAATTTTAAGCGTTCTTCAATGGCAAATGGGCGTAAATCAAAAAGTTTAGA
Protein-coding regions in this window:
- a CDS encoding GLPGLI family protein; amino-acid sequence: MKTIIKLIIVALSLVVSKGNAQDFQGVATYKSHRKVDLKMDDENTNAEMQKQIQEQLRKQFQQEYTLTFNKNESIYKRNEKLETPSLVNSGIQIKISQGSDVMYKNVKENRYTNKTEIYGKLFLIKDTLTNRKWELVNDTKNIGDYTCFKAVFKDSYTTKTLTNEGETKEVTKDRTTTVWYTPQIPVNNGPDDFYGLPGLILEVNDGDLTLVCTKIVINPKTPVKIEEPTKGKEVTQAKFDEIMDKKSKEMMEQFRSRRGSDDGERVIIRVGG
- a CDS encoding GLPGLI family protein, with the protein product MKITEFFKYAIFSLTLLVGVCSFAQNDFQGKAYYISKTSIDMDNFGRPGMSEEQKKRIAERMKSMFEKTYVLTFNKTESIYKEEEKLEAPGQGQGGRFRGMMSSFTGGDQYKNIKDKVFLQDQELFGKQFLIKDSLSQINWVMGSETKQIGQYMCFKATATIADSSFDFTRFRRPPENRTNAQDSTQTKAPKTNDSEKLIQVEAWYTLQIPINQGPGEYWGLPGLILEVNAGRTTVLCSKIVMNPNDKDAIKKPSKGKEVTKLEYQEILEKKMKELRENFRGRGRGGRRG
- a CDS encoding TonB-dependent receptor — protein: MKLKITTLFILIASTAFAQIKLQGVVKDSIGNPLELANVVAINQETQALESYGITNDDGRYKLNLEKNSTYSLQVSYIGMKAFKETISTKEVDLVKNVSMVPDNALDAVELTYEMPVTVKGDTLIYNADSFKTGTERKLEDVLEKLPGVEINDDGQVEVEGKVVNKLMVNGKDFFDGDTKLATKNIPSNAVDKVQVLRNYSEVGQLRNVTNNQDNVALNIKLKEGKENFWFGNITAGGGNSPDEELYLAQPKLFYYSPQFSLNFIGDLNNTGDLALTRRDLRGFGGGFRAPSRGSGTSINLGDNSLNFLTSQNNALEIENKLAASNFSYSPKKTLDLSGFAIYNSSRILSKETSFVQYTDADLGIPDEATEQSSNERSNQGLAKFSASYKPNLNNQLDYDILARFSKDEQIQNLFSSVVGNTNQLDEVTPFSINQNLNYYYTLDDTNIFAFEAQHLIKNEDPFYNALLVNDPNNNDETDPNDRDAFDTTAQAMGFNTTLNNYDLAQDRRIKSNQLDAKLDYYNILNAKSNINFTLGTILSRQEFNSNIFQFLDDNSQFEPTPTFNNGRAANDTDYNFTDVYLGVHYTLKTGKFTITPGFSVHAYGNKNTQFGETFKNNFLKLLPDFETRVQFKKSESLTLRYTMQNQFTDVTRLAQGLVFNNYNSIQFGEPDLQNALSHNVSLFYSSFNMFNYTNVFGRLSYSKNIDQIRGLTDFENVIRTSTFFNSNFADESVSANGRVQRTFGKIRASLSANFNYSKINQFVQGRQSLSERFTQSYRPELRTNFREAPNLRFRYRYSVSNNNLGTSTTKFITKAPSVDFDAYIWKSVTFRTAYTYTNQNSGTQPSQTFKTWDASLAYRKNNDAKWEYEIKATNLLDIDSRVQNSASNLAVYNSETFIQPRFITLRVRYEL
- a CDS encoding DUF5995 family protein — translated: MSKGYNNISNKMVANTIDEVIDILGDIIESSKKDESTIGYFAALYQKVTISVKDKLHTNYFDDDERMERLDVLFANRYLLAYYNYKQGKSITKSWGMAFQSSNNNGLIVLQHLLLGMNAHINLDLGIAASEISDRSSMDTLHSDFNKINEILGALVDEIQNDLSKIWPTLIKILKLANKVDDFFINFSMSIARDGAWKFANELVVEKEKNSKAHLITLRDDKISKFATSITVHKIMVRIIFFIVRIGERGKPSDKIKALERVIKNQTK
- a CDS encoding HigA family addiction module antitoxin; translation: MEKLNNIHPGEILLYEFLEPLKISAYRLAKDLKIPQTRISEIVKGNRRITADTALRLSKYFGNSAKFWLGLQDDFDIEEEKKSKQSELNEIKHYENKNVA
- a CDS encoding type II toxin-antitoxin system RelE/ParE family toxin gives rise to the protein MIISFGSKETEKIWDGIRVKKMPIEIQNVGRRKLRMLNNSQDIADLRIPPSNRLEKLTGNLNGFYSIRINKQWRIIFQWDKGNASEVEIIDYH